The genome window gacgtactgccaaattctctaaaactacgttggaggcggcttatggtagagaaatgaacattcagttctctggcaacagctctggtggacattcctgcagtctgcatGCCAATTGTACTCACCCTGACAACTTGAGACTTCTgcgacattgtgttgtgtgtcaaaactgcacattttaaagtggccttttattgtccacggcacaaggtgcacctgtgcaatgatcatgctgtttaatcagcttcttgatatgccacacctgtcacaggtggatggattatcttggcaacggagaaatgctcactaacagggatgtgaacaaTTTATgcgcaaaatttgagagaaatacgctttttgtgcgttTGGAAAATTTACTAGGATTTtgaatttcaactcatgaaacatgggaccaacactttaaatgttgcctttatatttctgttcagtgtagaTCAGCTCATGAATACGGTCCCAGATTCACTCAAGATCAATCATTTTTTTCTGTAATCTTATATGCAATGAATTCTGTACATGTCTCTGTAGTTCTGCAGTATTGACAGAGATATTctgcatacagtatatctgcaGTATTGACAGAGATATTctgcatacagtatatctgcaGTATTGACAGAGATATTctgcatacagtatatctgcaGTATTGACAGAGATATTctgcatacagtatatctgcGGTATTGACAGAGATATTctgcatacagtatatctgcGGTATTGACAGAGATATTctgcatacagtatatctgcGGAATTGACAGAGATATTCTTGTAATGCCCTTGATCCAGGCTTCGGTAGTGATATGTATGGTTGCTGCTGCCTCTGCTCTTCAGCGTCTACGGCACTGGACTTCACCCACATAATAACTAGTGTCAAATATAGCAGGGAGCAGGGCTGAGGCTGACCCACACAACACACCCATGGACCTGAGGTTAGCTCAGGATAGCAACCGACCGATGCCTTGAAGACAAACAACAGCACATCTCACATTCACAATAACACCATGTCTACATGTATTTTAGTAAAAGACTCCTGACCTGAAACTATCACTATGCTAGGAGTTCTACTAGACATTCTCCAGAGTTCAAAACACCTGTAATTTGAAGGCAGATATGTCCACTGCTTGTTTATCCAGATCCATCAGTGTATTTTGGCTGCAGCAGGAATGGTCCTCACTCAGTAAATACCTGCCCTGCTGTAACACACtggatatgtcccaaatggcaccctattccctgcatagtgcactacacctataggcactggtcaaaagtagtgcactatatagggaatagggtgccatttggaacctaGTCTTATTTAACTAGCATGGCACTGTGGCAGCCAGACAGACCATCTTTTCTcaagacacaaacatacacactcacGGCCCTCAGTCACACATGCAAATGTTTAGTTTGTTAGACAACACTGTGTTTGTGATTGTCAGTGAGCTGCTGTCCTGTCATGTACAGAATAGGTACACCTTGCTTTATCCTTTCTCTGTCTTTGTCCCCAAAGAAAAGGGAAACAATGATGTGAAGTGTGTTAAATTTctcaacaatctctctctctgtctctctatctctgtctctctgtgcagaGATCTCTTCATTGTGTGCCCCACCATAAAGATGGCCAACTTCTGGGCAGCTAACACCAGATCCAATGTGTTCATGTACCACCTGCCTGAGGACACCGCCCAGACCAGGTAATCACTGGGTGTGAGGAGGACTAGGCAGCCAGGAAGCCAGGTCAGGTCAGGGCTCCAGACCATTGACTACTAGTCATGTAGTACTTGCGTTAACTCAGACTACCTTGTTGTGTCCAGCAATACTATTACATTTGTTTTGCTGTGTTGCTATGGAAGTGGCATGATAATCTATTATttgctttgttttgttttgctgtgttGCTAGGGAAGTGGCATGATAATctattatttctttgttttgtttcGCTGTGTTGCTAGGGAAGTGGCATGATAATctattatttgttttgttttgccgTGTTGCTAGGGAAGTGGCATGATGAtgtgttatttatttgttttgctgTGTTGCTAGGGAAGTGGCATGATGatgtattatttatttgttttgctgTGTTGCTAGGGAAGTGGCATGATAATctattatttgttttgttttgccgTGTTGCTAGGGAAGTGGCATGATGATGTATTATGTATTTGTTTTGCTGTGTTGCTAGGGAAGTGGCATGATAATGtagtgtttatttgtgtgtgatTTGTTTTCATTTCAGTGCTGACCTGTCAGTACCCCTGGATGTCCACTATGCTTTTGGCCTCCCCCACAGCCCCCTGACCTACGACCTGTTCACCAACACAGAGAGACGCCTCTCCCTACAGATGATGACCTACATGGCCAACTTCATCAAGTCCGGGTAaaaattgtatttaaaaaaaatgaaacagAAATTACTTTAAATAAACGCCAACCATACTTTATAGTATTGCCTTTTCCATCTAAATCAATTggtttattttgtattgtttgttacaTCTAAACCAATCTGCATGACTGGAGAATACTGCCTTATCCATGTGGTGTCAGAATATATAATAtctgtcatttagcagacccttTCTTCCGAAGTGACTTACAGTCGTGCGTACATCACGTCTCTTACTGTACGTTTTCTCCTTCTGAACAGAAATCCCAACCAGGCTCACAGTGTGTCCCGCGTGGCCTTCAGCGAGGCGGCGCTGCCCACCTGGCATGCCTTCCAGCCTCACCCTGAGGGGGACAGCTATATGGAGTTGGAGCCAGGCCTCAGCAACCACAGGGGCCTCCGCAGGGCGCAGTGCTCCTTCTGGGCCGACTATGTCCCCGCTCTGACCGCCTCCACTGGTGGGTACAAGTCCAAACTGAAAATAAGATTATGTAAAACATCAGTTTGCCAAACAAACCACATCTTTTCCGAAAAAAAAACAATGACAGTAACACAAAGGCtaaatataaaacacagaaaacaaGTATTAATTATTCACTTCCTGTTCTTTCAGTGTCAGAAGGACATACATAGAaacatacagtgtattcggaaagtattcagacaccttcctttttcctcattttgttacgttacagcattattctagaatgtattaaattatttccCCGCCTCataaatctatacacaatacccaataatgacaaagaaaacgtttttttttttttttagttttgcaattgtataaaacattatttaaaaaaaaatatgtatttactaagtattcagaccctttgctatgagactcaaaattgagctcaggtgcatcctgttttcattgatcatccttgatgtttctacaacttgattggcatccacctgtggtaaattcaattgattggacatgatttggaaaggcacacacctgtctatgtaaggtcgaacagagcaaaaaccaagccatgaggtcgaaggaattgtccgtagagctccgagacaggattgtgtcgaggcacagatctggggaagggtaccaaaacatttctgcagcattgaaggtccccaagaactcagtggcctccattcagtggcctcattcttaaatggaagaagtttggaacctccaagtctcttcctagagctggccacccggccaaactgagcaatccgggcagaagggccttggtcagggaagtgaccatgaacccgatggtcactctgagagagcgccagagttcctctgtggagatgggagaaccttccagaaagacaaccatctctgcagcactccatcaatcaggcctttatggtcgagtggccagacggaagccactcctcagtaaaaggcacatgacagccagcttggagtttgccaaaaggcacctaaaggactctcaaaccatgagaaacaagattctctggtctgatgaaaccaagattgaactctttggcctgaatgccaagcgtcacgtctggaggaaacctggtaccatccctatagtgaagcatggtgctggcagcataatgctgtggggatggttttcagcggcagggactgggagactagtcaggatcgaggaaaagatgaacggagcaaagtacagagagatccttgatgaaaacctgttccagagcgctcaggacctcagactggggcgaaggttcaccttccaacaggacaagaccctaagcacacagctaagacaacgcaggagtggcttcgggacaagtctatgaatgtccttgagtggcccagccagagcccggacttgaacccgatcgaacatctatggagagacctgaaaatagcgacgctccccatccaacctgacagagcttgagaggatctgcagaaaagaatgggagaaactccccaaatacaggtgtgccaagcttgtagcgtcgtacccaagaagactcgaggctgttaatcgctgctaaaggtccttcaacaaagtactgagtcctTATGTaatatttataaaaacctgtttttgctttgtctttatgggtttttgtgtgtagattgatgagaaaataaacaatgtaatccattttagaataaggctgtaacgtaacatattTTGCACTGTATGTAGCCAGTAATTAGAGGTTTGCTACTGTATGTACTTAGATGGTGCCAAACGTCCAGTCTCCGTCTGCAGAGCTTTTCATCTTTAGGAAAAACATCCATATATCACCACTTTAGAGAAGCTACTCTTACTTCACAGGATGACTTGGTGTCACAAGAAATATGTTTCTCTGTTTTTCAGGCAAACTTTCATCTGCTGTGTTGGAAGGGGAATCTGCTGGTTTGGGGGCTCCAACACCAGAAGCCAAGTTATTTGTTGATTTCTTGACAGCTGTCACCCAGAGCAAACCCAAGTCAGAGAAGGATGCTTATAATTAGAAAGAACATCCACACTACGTACCGTCTAATTTGTATTTAGGGTTTATCACTCACACATAGTGAGAAATTACATGTTGTTTCAACTGCCAAAGTAGTCGGTAAATTAAGTCATGTCATTTAACTGCCTGTTAGTTTCCATacaaattaaataaaacaattgcaTTACAAAATACTCCTGAAGTCTGTGGTGTTGTTTATACTCCCTTCCCGTCTAGAGTAGTAATCAGGTAATCTCTCGCGATAGCCTGAACATTAAAGTCAACTAGCTCATTTGGGTGTGTGTGCCTTACAGGGATTACTACTGTAGAGACTGACTGAGCTGGCCCTAACCTTACAGGGTTTACTACTGTAGAGACTGACTGAGCTGGCCCTAACCTTACAGGGTTTACTACTGTAGAGACTGACTGAGCTGGCCCTAATCTTACAGGGTTTACTACTGTAGAGACTGACTGAGCTGGCCCTAACCTTACAGGGTTTACTACTGTAGAGACTGACTGAGCTGGCCCTAACCTTACAGGGCTTACTACTGTAGAGACTGACTGAGCTGGCCCTAACCTTACAGGGTTTACTACTGTAGAGACTGACTGAGCTGGCCCTAACCTTACAGGGTTTACTACTGTAGAGACTGACTGAGCTGGCCCTAACCTTACAGGGTTTACTACTGTAGAGACTGACTGAGCTGGCTGTAACCATACAGGGTTTACTACTGTAGAGACTGACTGAGCTGGCCCTAACCTTACAGGGTTTACTACTGTAGAGACTGACTGAGCTGGCCCTAACTTTACAGGGTTTACTACTGTAGAGACTGACTGAGCTGGCCCTAACCTTACAGGGTTTACTACTGTAGAGACTGACTGAGCTGGCCATAACCATACATGACCTTAGCTAAGCTTTGTTCCTGGcgctcacacacactacactgttctgtgtaTGTTGTACACATTCCACCTCATGGATGCTAAATAGATGAACAGAGAAATAAAAAGGAGTTATGTGATCGAGACAGTTTAATGCTAGGCCTATCACACCACAGCTCTCCATGTCCTCTAGACAGATTAATGCTAGTCCTATCACACCACAGCTCTCCATGTCCTCTAGACAGATTAATGCTAGTCCTATCACACCACAGCTCTCCATGTCCTCTAGACAGATTAATGCTAGGCCTATCACACCACACCTATCCTTGTCCTCTAGACAGATTAATGCTAGGCCTATCACACCACAGCTCTCCATGTCCTCTAGACAGATTAATGCTAGGCCTATCACACCACACCTATCCTTGTCCTCTAGACAGATTAATGCTAGTCCTATCACACCACAGCTCTCCATGTCCTCTAGACAGATTAATGCTAGGCCTATCACACCACAGCTCTCCATGTCCTCTAGACAGATTAATGCTAGTCCTACCACACCTATCCTTGTCCTCTAGACAGATTAATGCTAGTCCTATCACACCTATCCTTGTCCTCTAGACAGATTAATGCTATCTCCTTGTCCTCTAGACAGATTAATGCTAGTCCTACCACACCTCTCCATGTCCTCTAGACAGATTAATGCTAGTCCTACCACACCTCTCCATGTCCTCTAGACAGATTAATGCTAGTCCTACCACACCTCTCCTTGTCCTCTAGACAGATTAATGCTAGTCCTACCACACCTCTCCATGTCCTCTAGACAGATTAATGCTAGGCCTACCACACCTATCATTGTCCTCTAGACAGATTAATGCTAGGCCTACCACACCTATCCTTGTCCTCTAGACAGATTAATGCTAGGCCTACCACATCTCTCCTTGTCCTCCAGACAGTTTAATGCTAGATATATCACACCTCTCCATGTCCTCTAGACAGATTAATGCTAGGCCTATCACACCACAGCTCTCCATGTCCTCTAGACAGATTAATGCTAGGCCTATCACACCTCTCCTTGTCCTCTAGTTCAACTACCAGTTCAAGAGGCCATGCCATGATGCAACTGGTGTTGCAGGCTGGTCTACatactaaatggcaccctattccctatgtagtgcactacttttgaccagagccatatgggccc of Salvelinus alpinus chromosome 4, SLU_Salpinus.1, whole genome shotgun sequence contains these proteins:
- the LOC139572456 gene encoding thyroglobulin-like; the encoded protein is MANFWAANTRSNVFMYHLPEDTAQTSADLSVPLDVHYAFGLPHSPLTYDLFTNTERRLSLQMMTYMANFIKSGNPNQAHSVSRVAFSEAALPTWHAFQPHPEGDSYMELEPGLSNHRGLRRAQCSFWADYVPALTASTGKLSSAVLEGESAGLGAPTPEAKLFVDFLTAVTQSKPKSEKDAYN